The Plasmodium knowlesi strain H genome assembly, chromosome: 4 genome window below encodes:
- a CDS encoding iron-sulfur assembly protein, putative — protein sequence MFHLLKGKRAPNFRSALIKNMSNSSSPKEENTPQNTTKQIIDLSNDAINKMKQINLKYKNSKALKVSVEAGGCSGFQYSFSLIDKTNIQEKDLVAYNRECLVVIDKGAAEMLKNSKIDYTNNLIAKKFVLENIQNLSSKCSCGNSFDIKLF from the coding sequence TCCACCTGTTAAAGGGCAAACGCGCGCCCAATTTTCGGAGCGCCCTCATTAAGAACATGTCCAATAGCTCATCCcccaaggaagaaaataccCCCCAAAATACCACCAAACAAATTATCGACCTCAGCAATGACGCaatcaacaaaatgaaacaaataaatttgAAGTATAAAAATTCAAAAGCCTTGAAGGTATCCGTAGAAGCTGGGGGGTGCTCAGGTTTCCAGTATTCCTTCTCTCTAATCGATAAAACAAACATACAGGAAAAGGACCTAGTCGCTTATAATAGGGAATGCCTCGTCGTGATTGACAAAGGAGCAGCTGAAATGCTCAAGAATTCAAAAATAGACTACACCAATAATCTGATAGCAAAGAAGTTTGTTCTCGAGAATATTCAGAACCTCTCATCTAAGTGCTCCTGTGGCAACTCGTTTGATATCAAACTTTTTTAA